One genomic region from Haloarcula taiwanensis encodes:
- a CDS encoding 2-isopropylmalate synthase has protein sequence MRALSDVGEVQFLDTTLRDGEQAPGVSLTPDDKADIARSLDAARIDVIEAGSACTGPGERETISRVAGLDLDSTVTSFCRGIQNDIDLALDCGVDGINLVVPASDKHVEQKVGTSKTENVDNTVELVEYAVDHGLWVEVIGEDGSRADLDYLEELLGAATEAGADRICWADTVGHATPDRALECVSRLSDLGPVSTHTHDDLGLAVTNALVSIAAGADLVHGTINGIGERAGNVALEEVAIALDHGYGVESMDLTEVYDLAQLIANRTGIPLAPNKAVVGENAFTHESGIHTDGTLKDDSMYEPYPPEKVGRERRLALGKHAGRAGVEAALDEHDVEVTEDQLSEIVSRVKEIGDRGKRVTDADLLTIADEVTGDARDRRVELLGLTAVSGSDTPTASVRLSVDGEERKEAAVGSGPVDAAMNAAEVALSHTADATLEDYHVDAITGGTDALVTVEIEMSRGDDHVVVSASDSDITRASVRAMVDAMDRLVADDEETLVADD, from the coding sequence ATGCGTGCGCTCTCAGATGTCGGTGAGGTACAGTTTCTCGACACGACACTGCGCGACGGTGAGCAGGCCCCCGGCGTCTCGCTGACGCCGGACGACAAGGCCGACATCGCCCGCTCGCTCGATGCGGCGCGTATCGATGTCATCGAAGCCGGGAGCGCCTGTACTGGCCCCGGCGAACGCGAGACGATTTCCCGCGTCGCGGGACTTGACCTCGACAGTACTGTCACCAGCTTCTGTCGTGGGATCCAGAACGATATCGACCTCGCGCTCGACTGTGGTGTCGACGGCATCAACCTCGTCGTTCCGGCCAGCGACAAGCACGTAGAACAGAAGGTCGGCACCTCGAAGACCGAGAACGTCGACAACACCGTCGAACTGGTGGAGTACGCTGTCGATCACGGGCTCTGGGTTGAGGTCATCGGAGAGGACGGCTCGCGGGCCGACCTAGACTACCTCGAAGAACTGCTCGGAGCGGCCACCGAGGCCGGTGCGGACCGCATCTGCTGGGCCGACACCGTCGGCCACGCGACGCCGGACCGCGCGCTTGAATGCGTCTCTCGGCTCTCGGATCTGGGTCCGGTCAGCACCCACACCCACGATGACCTGGGGCTGGCGGTGACCAACGCCTTGGTGTCTATCGCGGCGGGCGCGGACCTCGTCCATGGGACGATAAACGGCATTGGCGAGCGTGCCGGCAACGTCGCCCTCGAAGAGGTCGCCATCGCGCTCGACCACGGCTACGGCGTCGAGTCGATGGACCTCACCGAGGTGTACGACCTCGCCCAACTCATCGCCAACCGGACCGGCATCCCGCTGGCTCCGAACAAGGCGGTCGTCGGCGAGAACGCCTTCACCCACGAGTCCGGCATCCACACCGACGGCACGCTCAAGGACGACTCGATGTACGAGCCGTACCCACCCGAGAAGGTGGGGCGCGAGCGCCGCCTCGCGCTCGGCAAGCACGCGGGCCGGGCCGGTGTCGAGGCGGCCCTCGACGAACACGATGTCGAGGTCACCGAAGACCAGCTCTCGGAGATCGTCAGTCGCGTCAAGGAAATCGGCGACCGCGGCAAGCGAGTCACCGACGCCGACCTGCTGACCATCGCCGACGAGGTGACCGGCGACGCACGCGACCGCCGGGTCGAACTGCTCGGCCTGACTGCCGTCTCCGGCTCCGATACGCCGACCGCAAGCGTCCGACTGTCGGTCGACGGCGAGGAACGCAAGGAGGCAGCGGTCGGCTCTGGACCGGTCGACGCCGCGATGAACGCCGCCGAAGTGGCGTTGTCCCACACTGCCGACGCGACACTCGAAGACTATCACGTCGACGCTATCACGGGCGGGACAGACGCACTCGTCACTGTCGAAATCGAGATGTCACGCGGTGACGATCACGTTGTCGTCTCTGCCAGCGACTCGGACATCACCCGGGCGTCCGTGCGCGCGATGGTGGACGCGATGGACCGCCTCGTCGCCGACGACGAAGAAACGCTCGTCGCCGACGACTGA
- a CDS encoding molybdenum cofactor biosynthesis protein has product MAGPSPSDAASLSLETARRRIGSVAGPIDRTDRIPLSVAVGRILATDTTANEPVEEADISVDDTVFEQGHQVRPGDVGLLRATGVSELLVRQRPQAGIIPTGDELRPDASTASKVETAGFTLAQYVDRWGGKVTYRDPVADDAPALRMAIQRDLTRDMIVVTGTEPGDTLREIVAELGEVLADRLAIDPGRRAGLAVVENRPVVLLPESAGAARVGAVQLVRPLLKTFAHAPLSPHPETRATLAAHVDSQTGIETFTPVAVSDGTATPLPGVDLATATRADGWVSVPADEADIDAGTAVTVEDWDYLP; this is encoded by the coding sequence ATGGCTGGCCCCTCGCCGTCGGATGCTGCGTCGCTCTCGCTGGAGACCGCCCGCCGCCGAATCGGCAGTGTTGCCGGACCCATCGACCGGACGGACAGAATTCCGCTCTCCGTCGCCGTCGGACGCATTCTGGCGACAGATACGACAGCGAACGAGCCTGTCGAGGAGGCAGATATCTCGGTCGACGATACTGTCTTCGAACAGGGCCATCAGGTACGGCCCGGCGACGTGGGGCTGCTGCGGGCAACCGGCGTCTCCGAACTGCTCGTCCGCCAGCGACCGCAGGCCGGAATCATACCAACCGGTGACGAACTCCGACCGGATGCCAGCACGGCCAGCAAGGTCGAGACGGCGGGGTTCACGCTTGCTCAGTACGTCGACCGGTGGGGCGGGAAGGTGACCTACCGGGACCCAGTCGCCGACGACGCGCCGGCGCTCCGGATGGCCATCCAGCGCGACCTTACCCGTGATATGATCGTCGTTACCGGAACGGAGCCGGGTGATACGCTCCGAGAAATCGTCGCCGAACTCGGCGAGGTGCTTGCGGACCGCCTCGCGATCGATCCCGGCCGTCGGGCCGGACTAGCCGTCGTCGAGAACCGACCGGTAGTACTGCTGCCGGAGTCGGCAGGCGCTGCCCGCGTCGGCGCTGTTCAGCTCGTGCGCCCGCTCTTGAAGACGTTTGCCCATGCCCCGCTGTCTCCTCATCCCGAAACACGAGCGACGCTCGCAGCGCACGTCGACAGTCAGACCGGCATCGAGACGTTTACTCCGGTCGCCGTAAGCGACGGGACGGCAACGCCGCTGCCCGGTGTTGACCTCGCGACAGCGACCCGGGCTGATGGCTGGGTGTCCGTGCCCGCTGACGAGGCCGATATCGATGCCGGAACGGCCGTCACTGTCGAGGACTGGGACTACCTGCCCTGA
- a CDS encoding sulfatase, producing MTAPATNNVVLVTVDSLRADALGGADSVSPVMDSLAESGAVFENAAAQGNWTPFSFPSIHGSRPVFAESEDIGLASTPTLAEQVSDAGIETAGFNAANGFLTDHWGYDRGFDEFEPFVDSGGYSKYLAAHPTIQAWVQLGTSPFRRAATVLSGGSDERPFADVSRMGDLEDHATEFLKTTDGPFFLWVHYMDTHTPYVPAPRHIREVSDNHFGVLRMLTSHLRTGLGWEVDDRTLETLRTLYEATVRQVDASVGRLLDTLETEGHRDDTAIIVAGDHGEEFLEHGHLAHYPKLYRELIDVPYIVSTPDSEDQSVETPVGLDTIAPTVCDLLSLTPAAEWDGESVAPAVHGAAIEDRGPIVSAAVRGESVTSQPIPRSRADGELLLSARDERYTYIEFTESGRQELYDRTNDPEEQVDLCSDSTDADPPATVLDRLSDAVAEHLATLDSDGNGAGTTEASDEITARLKALGYQ from the coding sequence ATGACGGCCCCAGCAACCAACAACGTGGTGTTGGTCACGGTTGATTCGCTGCGGGCGGACGCACTGGGTGGCGCTGACAGCGTCTCCCCTGTCATGGACTCGCTCGCCGAATCTGGCGCCGTCTTCGAAAACGCCGCCGCACAGGGAAACTGGACGCCGTTCTCGTTTCCCAGCATCCACGGGTCACGGCCAGTGTTCGCGGAGAGCGAGGACATCGGTCTGGCGTCGACGCCGACGCTGGCCGAGCAGGTGTCCGATGCCGGCATCGAGACCGCAGGCTTCAACGCCGCAAACGGCTTTCTCACCGATCACTGGGGGTACGACCGCGGGTTCGACGAGTTCGAGCCGTTCGTCGACAGCGGCGGCTACAGCAAGTACCTGGCGGCCCACCCGACGATTCAGGCCTGGGTCCAGCTGGGAACCTCGCCGTTCCGACGCGCTGCGACCGTTCTCAGCGGCGGGTCCGACGAACGCCCCTTCGCTGACGTGTCCCGGATGGGAGACCTCGAAGACCACGCGACTGAGTTCCTGAAGACGACCGATGGGCCGTTCTTCCTGTGGGTCCATTACATGGACACGCACACGCCGTACGTGCCGGCACCGCGGCATATTCGCGAAGTGTCGGACAACCACTTCGGCGTTCTCCGGATGCTCACGTCCCACCTCCGAACCGGGCTGGGCTGGGAAGTCGACGACCGGACGCTGGAGACACTTCGGACCCTGTACGAGGCGACAGTCCGGCAGGTCGACGCCAGCGTCGGTCGGCTACTCGACACCCTCGAAACCGAGGGCCACCGCGACGATACGGCCATCATCGTCGCCGGCGACCACGGTGAGGAGTTCCTCGAACACGGCCATCTCGCCCACTACCCCAAGCTCTATCGAGAACTCATCGACGTTCCCTACATCGTCTCGACGCCGGACAGCGAGGACCAGTCGGTCGAGACGCCGGTCGGCCTCGATACAATCGCGCCGACAGTGTGTGACCTGCTGTCGCTCACGCCCGCGGCGGAGTGGGACGGGGAGTCTGTCGCTCCGGCGGTCCACGGCGCGGCTATCGAGGACCGCGGCCCCATCGTCTCCGCAGCGGTCCGGGGCGAGAGCGTGACCAGCCAACCGATTCCACGGAGCCGCGCGGACGGGGAACTCCTCCTCAGCGCACGTGACGAGCGCTACACGTACATCGAGTTCACAGAGTCGGGCCGTCAAGAACTGTACGACCGGACGAACGACCCCGAGGAGCAGGTCGACCTGTGTTCGGACTCGACGGACGCCGACCCGCCCGCGACCGTTCTCGACCGGCTTTCGGATGCTGTCGCTGAGCACCTCGCCACACTCGACAGCGACGGGAACGGAGCTGGAACCACTGAAGCGTCCGACGAAATAACAGCACGGTTAAAGGCGCTCGGTTATCAGTAA
- a CDS encoding histidine kinase, with product MTSPALTKQSLGTGYVVATGVVITGALLAHGISTVRPSLIDMVILSVGLTPALALVAANYWLPVSGLSGDQIWTAAEWCGLGIALFTLIKIVVLLAPMPQSSMIPSILASGVAVGGFGGILFGWLLELRRSRRRLAQSNEVLFRVLRHDLRNNLNVALGHLGELQRETAERGSPKSRAHVEQLSGTIDGIIDTTEKARQIEFAFDADRRAQEPIDLVPCIREQAKQITQSHPEATVELDLPEQSQVYADWMLDIVFRNVVENAVVHCEETPTLYISVEEHGRTVFVHIGDNCPSIPQHEREVLDSGEETQLHHSKGVGLWLTTWIVESYGGAVHLTTSDDGNVVTLELCGPTILDEIRQTLREWP from the coding sequence GTGACCTCTCCGGCGCTCACGAAGCAGTCGCTGGGGACGGGATATGTCGTCGCAACCGGTGTTGTGATTACCGGCGCACTGCTCGCCCACGGCATCTCTACCGTCCGCCCGTCCCTGATTGACATGGTCATCCTCAGCGTGGGGCTGACACCGGCGCTAGCTCTAGTAGCGGCGAACTACTGGCTTCCGGTGAGCGGACTGTCCGGCGACCAGATATGGACTGCTGCGGAGTGGTGCGGGCTGGGCATCGCGCTGTTTACGCTCATCAAAATCGTCGTACTGCTCGCCCCGATGCCGCAGTCCTCGATGATCCCGTCGATACTCGCAAGCGGGGTCGCAGTCGGCGGGTTCGGCGGGATTTTGTTCGGATGGCTGCTCGAACTCCGGCGGTCCAGACGCCGACTCGCACAGAGCAACGAAGTGTTGTTTCGAGTGCTCAGGCACGACCTCCGGAACAATCTCAACGTGGCACTCGGACACCTCGGCGAACTGCAGCGGGAGACGGCAGAACGCGGCAGCCCGAAGTCGCGTGCACACGTCGAGCAGCTGAGCGGGACCATCGATGGCATCATCGACACCACAGAGAAGGCGAGACAGATAGAGTTCGCGTTCGATGCGGACCGCCGCGCACAGGAGCCGATTGACCTCGTACCGTGTATCAGAGAACAGGCGAAACAGATCACGCAGTCACACCCGGAGGCCACCGTCGAACTCGACCTCCCTGAACAGTCGCAGGTGTACGCCGACTGGATGCTCGACATCGTGTTCCGGAATGTTGTCGAGAACGCAGTCGTCCACTGCGAGGAGACCCCGACACTGTATATTTCGGTCGAAGAACACGGCCGAACCGTGTTCGTCCACATCGGCGATAACTGTCCGTCGATTCCACAGCACGAACGGGAGGTCCTCGACAGTGGAGAGGAGACGCAACTGCACCACTCGAAAGGAGTCGGACTGTGGCTGACGACGTGGATCGTCGAAAGTTACGGCGGGGCCGTACACCTCACAACCTCGGACGACGGCAATGTCGTGACGCTGGAACTGTGCGGCCCGACGATCCTCGACGAGATTCGCCAGACCCTTCGAGAGTGGCCCTGA
- a CDS encoding bacterio-opsin activator — MEKPVGGTDEDEQAAPDTPAQQSPPVLLETLAARMPEPVVVVAADGEIRTGNDHLCALLDSDPSDVFGSQIAAFFPALRDADLGTHCSESPGTPLTSSCTAGDTERWVEIAFEPQQWDGEELYLGIVHDVTERHERTEMLEQYERIVETIEDGIYTLDESFTMQTVNSAVESMTGYDKDTLVGSNATLLADESVIEEAAEMSRQFIEGERDVGTLTTDLRTADGETLPIETKFTTYDRKDGSYRQVGVVRDISDRKRFEETLAALHESTRKLLHTETKTAVAEQILDTAVDVLELPDVEIYLFDRSDNTLRSVGDVETDRSASVGPGESTVWDVFVQDSPVEVAPGDSIDLGAGPVTADAKRLCLPLEDHGVFYIELGEQHSDARTREMVDLLAASAEAALARVDRETTLREREAERREQNRELRRLKQVNAIIRRIDQVLVEAETTEEIEQAVCDQLADSQWFSFAWLGRQDATELVPRAWAGDTASYLDAISLSLERGGGPPAVQTAQSETMTVVPSVADNLRGDHWRTEALSREFQSALSIPLEYDDFVYGVLTVYADQEDGFDEMLQEVFAELGETIANAIREIESRQRRAGDGTVELELSLSAPQSFLTQLADRLGVSVVCEGAVQRGDGALRLFLAVSDCDPVVVEEQLLSMARVDTARAISTDQLDGLYEVVVTGQTVAGTLLEQGGRLKSIRTSTGGLTVTVVVSGETDIRQFVEQFDERYANVALIARRDGAESDSQQDGTVRSALEEQLTDRQFEVLQTAYLSGFFDWPRETTGQEIAASLDVSQPTVNRHLRVSERKLLELVFGDS; from the coding sequence CGCCGCGCGAATGCCCGAGCCAGTGGTCGTCGTCGCCGCGGACGGGGAGATACGGACCGGGAACGATCACCTCTGTGCGCTCCTTGACTCCGACCCGTCGGACGTGTTTGGAAGCCAGATAGCTGCGTTCTTCCCAGCTCTGCGTGACGCTGACCTCGGGACCCACTGCAGTGAGTCACCGGGAACACCGCTGACGTCGTCGTGTACTGCCGGCGACACGGAACGGTGGGTCGAAATCGCCTTCGAGCCCCAGCAGTGGGACGGCGAGGAACTGTATCTGGGTATTGTTCACGATGTCACCGAGCGCCACGAGCGGACGGAGATGCTCGAGCAGTACGAGCGCATCGTCGAGACCATCGAGGACGGCATCTACACGCTCGACGAGTCGTTCACGATGCAGACGGTCAACAGCGCCGTCGAATCGATGACTGGCTACGACAAGGACACGCTGGTCGGGTCGAACGCGACGCTGCTGGCGGACGAATCCGTCATCGAGGAGGCCGCGGAGATGTCGCGACAGTTCATCGAGGGCGAACGCGACGTGGGGACGCTGACGACGGACCTCCGGACCGCCGACGGCGAGACGCTCCCGATAGAGACCAAGTTCACCACATACGACCGCAAGGACGGGAGCTACCGGCAGGTCGGTGTCGTCCGCGACATATCGGACCGGAAGCGGTTCGAGGAGACGCTCGCAGCGCTACATGAGTCGACCCGGAAGTTGCTACACACGGAAACGAAGACGGCTGTGGCCGAACAGATACTCGACACCGCCGTCGACGTGTTGGAGTTGCCCGACGTAGAGATCTACCTGTTCGACCGGAGTGACAATACCCTCCGAAGCGTCGGCGACGTCGAGACGGATCGAAGCGCGTCTGTCGGACCGGGCGAGAGCACGGTGTGGGACGTGTTCGTACAAGACAGCCCAGTCGAAGTCGCCCCCGGCGACTCCATCGACCTCGGGGCGGGACCAGTAACGGCGGACGCGAAGCGACTCTGTCTCCCGCTCGAAGACCACGGCGTGTTTTACATCGAACTGGGTGAGCAACACAGCGACGCCAGAACGCGCGAGATGGTAGACCTGCTCGCCGCCAGCGCGGAAGCCGCACTCGCACGCGTCGACCGCGAGACGACGCTCCGAGAACGCGAGGCTGAACGCCGCGAACAGAACCGCGAACTGCGGCGGCTCAAGCAGGTCAACGCGATCATTCGACGGATCGATCAGGTACTCGTCGAAGCGGAGACCACCGAGGAGATCGAACAAGCGGTGTGTGACCAGTTGGCCGACTCACAGTGGTTCTCTTTCGCCTGGCTCGGCCGGCAGGATGCGACGGAACTCGTCCCCCGGGCGTGGGCGGGCGACACCGCGAGCTATCTGGACGCCATCTCGCTGTCACTCGAACGCGGCGGCGGACCGCCGGCCGTTCAGACCGCACAGTCCGAAACGATGACTGTTGTCCCGTCAGTGGCCGACAACCTCCGGGGCGACCACTGGCGGACTGAGGCGCTCTCTCGCGAATTCCAGTCGGCGCTCAGTATCCCGCTTGAGTACGACGACTTCGTCTACGGCGTCCTGACGGTGTACGCCGACCAGGAAGACGGGTTCGATGAGATGCTCCAAGAGGTGTTCGCCGAACTCGGTGAGACAATCGCGAATGCGATACGGGAAATCGAATCCCGGCAGCGACGGGCCGGCGACGGCACTGTCGAACTCGAACTATCGCTGTCTGCTCCGCAGTCGTTCCTGACCCAGCTCGCGGACCGGCTCGGCGTCTCTGTCGTCTGCGAAGGCGCCGTACAGCGAGGCGACGGTGCACTCCGTCTCTTCCTCGCTGTCTCGGACTGTGACCCGGTTGTTGTCGAGGAACAGCTGCTATCGATGGCTCGTGTCGACACCGCGCGAGCGATCTCTACCGACCAGCTGGACGGGCTTTACGAGGTTGTCGTGACTGGCCAGACCGTCGCAGGGACGCTACTGGAGCAGGGCGGGCGGTTGAAATCGATCCGAACGTCGACGGGCGGACTCACAGTGACAGTTGTCGTTTCGGGTGAGACTGACATCCGGCAGTTTGTCGAACAGTTCGACGAGCGCTACGCCAACGTCGCGCTGATTGCGCGCCGTGACGGCGCAGAGTCTGACAGTCAACAGGACGGGACAGTCCGGTCGGCGCTGGAAGAGCAACTCACAGACAGACAGTTTGAAGTCCTCCAGACGGCGTACCTGAGTGGCTTTTTCGACTGGCCCCGAGAGACGACCGGGCAGGAAATCGCGGCCAGTCTGGACGTGTCACAGCCGACGGTCAACCGGCACCTCCGCGTCAGCGAGCGAAAGCTGCTCGAACTCGTGTTCGGCGATAGCTGA
- a CDS encoding GNAT family N-acetyltransferase encodes MTDQIQFRSYDDRDAAAVWRLHERAIRATGNDPSDIPGTSDLKHIETRYFDTGGAFLVGVVPAVDDELPETFDGGLAAMGGFLPNEVGHADERTVPGAAELHRMRVAPSRQRRGYGRRLLHRLEQQVAEQGYEVLLATTSQSQPAAVAFYRDEGYQEVGRSTQGEYELVHFEKRL; translated from the coding sequence ATGACCGACCAGATTCAGTTTCGGTCCTACGACGACCGAGACGCCGCCGCCGTCTGGCGTCTCCACGAGCGGGCGATCCGTGCGACCGGCAACGACCCCAGCGACATCCCCGGGACGTCAGACCTGAAACACATCGAAACGCGGTATTTCGACACCGGCGGCGCGTTTCTCGTCGGTGTCGTTCCCGCCGTCGACGACGAACTGCCGGAGACGTTCGACGGCGGCCTCGCCGCGATGGGGGGGTTCCTCCCGAACGAGGTCGGCCACGCCGACGAGCGGACTGTGCCCGGCGCGGCCGAACTCCACCGGATGCGGGTCGCTCCGTCCCGGCAGCGGCGTGGCTACGGTCGTCGACTCCTGCACAGACTCGAACAGCAAGTGGCTGAGCAGGGGTACGAGGTCCTGCTTGCGACGACATCACAGAGCCAGCCCGCCGCGGTCGCGTTCTACCGCGACGAGGGGTATCAGGAGGTCGGCCGGTCGACACAGGGCGAGTACGAACTCGTTCACTTCGAAAAGCGGCTTTGA
- a CDS encoding polysaccharide biosynthesis protein GtrA — protein MASAVVTPARRQQLVRFFLVGVVAASAQTVLLWSFVDVGGLNYILGAALAIELTILFQYVLNNAWTFHRSQHSTLKEYMLGMGKTNLVRGTAIPLQLGLLYAFVTWGGVTYLIGNGGAIVITGVYRYALDAHWTWG, from the coding sequence ATGGCGTCTGCTGTCGTCACACCGGCCCGGCGACAGCAACTCGTCCGGTTTTTCCTCGTCGGCGTGGTCGCGGCATCCGCCCAGACGGTGTTGCTGTGGTCGTTCGTCGATGTCGGCGGTCTAAACTACATCCTCGGGGCGGCGCTCGCTATCGAACTCACGATACTGTTTCAGTACGTCCTCAACAACGCCTGGACGTTTCACCGCTCGCAACACTCGACGCTCAAAGAGTACATGCTGGGGATGGGGAAGACGAACCTCGTCCGGGGAACGGCAATTCCGCTCCAGCTGGGCCTCCTCTATGCGTTCGTCACCTGGGGCGGCGTGACGTACCTCATAGGGAACGGCGGCGCAATCGTCATTACTGGCGTGTACCGGTACGCGCTGGACGCCCACTGGACGTGGGGTTAG
- a CDS encoding GMP synthase (type-1 glutamine amidotransferase domain; functions to produce GMP from XMP in the IMP pathway) has product MTRIDVIDNHGQFTHLEQRALRDMGVDVSLRDNTTPPEEIDADGIVLSGGPDMDDIGNCPEYLDLDVPVLGICLGMQLIADELGGRVGSGEYGGYADVTVDILDEADPLLGSLYPDTRVWASHADEVKEVPPGFERTATSDVCGVEAMSNTDEAIYGVQWHPEVAHTEEGEEVFENFLSVCDQQSVARQ; this is encoded by the coding sequence ATGACCCGAATCGACGTTATCGACAATCACGGACAGTTCACACATCTGGAGCAACGCGCGCTCCGTGACATGGGCGTCGACGTTTCGCTCAGGGACAACACGACCCCACCCGAAGAGATTGACGCCGACGGCATCGTCCTCTCGGGCGGCCCGGATATGGACGATATCGGGAACTGTCCCGAGTACCTCGACCTCGACGTTCCCGTGCTCGGCATCTGCCTGGGCATGCAACTCATCGCCGACGAACTCGGCGGCCGGGTCGGCAGCGGCGAGTACGGTGGCTACGCGGACGTGACAGTCGACATTCTCGACGAGGCCGATCCGCTCCTCGGTTCGCTGTATCCCGACACGCGTGTGTGGGCCAGCCACGCTGACGAAGTGAAGGAGGTCCCACCCGGATTCGAGCGAACCGCGACTTCCGATGTCTGTGGCGTCGAGGCGATGAGCAACACGGACGAGGCGATATACGGCGTCCAGTGGCATCCGGAGGTCGCTCACACCGAAGAGGGCGAAGAAGTGTTCGAGAACTTCCTGTCGGTGTGTGATCAGCAGTCTGTCGCCCGCCAGTAA
- a CDS encoding ATPase, producing MDATEASEVSSQILDEIGSAVIADRGFFETVLLGVVAKGHVLLEDVPGTGKTLTARSVATALGLSFSRIQFTPDLLPADITGTHIFNEETRSFEFTEGPVFANVVLADEINRAPPKTQSALLEAMEEGQVTVDGDTYDLPEPFFVIATQNPVDMEGTFELPEAQVDRFLAKTSLGYPDDEGEVELLRRRAGRTTQSPTVEPILDAASVTELRSVPETVTVDDDLLQYMADLVRATRDDYRVDVGVSPRGTQRLFEATRAMATIAGREYVAPDDIKRVAQPVLAHRLVLTPDARVEQVDKGTVIQSVLDEVPVPTV from the coding sequence ATGGACGCTACCGAGGCAAGCGAGGTGTCGAGTCAGATCCTCGACGAGATCGGGAGTGCCGTCATCGCTGACCGCGGTTTCTTCGAGACGGTGCTGCTGGGTGTTGTCGCGAAGGGCCACGTCCTCCTCGAAGACGTGCCCGGCACAGGGAAGACGCTGACCGCCCGCAGCGTCGCGACCGCGCTGGGACTGTCTTTCTCCCGCATCCAGTTCACGCCGGACCTCCTGCCGGCCGATATCACGGGAACACACATCTTCAACGAGGAGACCCGGAGCTTCGAATTCACTGAAGGGCCAGTGTTCGCCAACGTCGTACTGGCCGACGAAATCAACCGCGCACCGCCCAAGACACAGTCCGCGCTGCTCGAAGCGATGGAGGAAGGACAGGTCACCGTCGACGGAGACACGTACGACCTGCCCGAGCCGTTCTTCGTCATCGCCACGCAGAACCCGGTCGATATGGAGGGGACCTTCGAGTTGCCGGAGGCACAGGTCGACAGATTCCTGGCAAAGACGTCACTCGGCTACCCCGACGACGAAGGCGAGGTCGAGCTCCTCCGGCGGCGTGCCGGCCGGACGACACAGAGCCCGACCGTGGAACCGATACTCGACGCGGCATCGGTCACGGAACTCCGGAGTGTCCCGGAGACGGTCACCGTCGACGACGACCTGCTGCAGTACATGGCTGACCTCGTCCGGGCGACCAGGGACGACTACCGCGTGGATGTTGGAGTCTCACCACGTGGGACCCAGCGGCTGTTCGAGGCGACGCGAGCGATGGCGACAATCGCGGGCCGGGAGTACGTTGCGCCGGACGACATCAAGCGGGTCGCACAGCCGGTGCTGGCACACAGACTGGTGTTAACCCCTGATGCCCGCGTCGAGCAGGTGGACAAGGGAACGGTCATCCAGAGCGTGCTCGACGAGGTCCCCGTTCCGACGGTCTAA
- a CDS encoding molecular chaperone Hsp20: MSALREALRDLPDAVFADVLESEDEYLLVLDLPGVTADTIDVTVEGGRLRIDGQRTKDVPGEFTFVREDRSVFLDAELPLPPDTTGQGGEGTVENGVLELRLPKATAAPSTTIPIDGD, from the coding sequence ATGTCTGCCCTGCGTGAAGCGCTTCGGGACCTTCCCGATGCCGTGTTCGCGGACGTGCTCGAATCCGAGGACGAATACCTGCTCGTGCTCGACCTGCCGGGTGTGACCGCGGATACAATCGACGTGACCGTTGAAGGGGGCCGCCTTCGCATCGACGGGCAACGGACCAAGGATGTGCCCGGAGAGTTCACCTTCGTCCGCGAGGACCGCTCTGTCTTCCTCGATGCCGAACTCCCGCTCCCGCCGGACACGACCGGTCAGGGCGGAGAGGGAACCGTGGAAAACGGCGTCCTCGAACTCCGCCTGCCGAAGGCAACAGCCGCACCGAGTACGACGATTCCGATCGACGGGGACTGA